The proteins below come from a single Panicum hallii strain FIL2 chromosome 7, PHallii_v3.1, whole genome shotgun sequence genomic window:
- the LOC112901235 gene encoding probable pectate lyase 8 isoform X1 encodes MTEAAACRTAGRAGLAAAALLLVLVVVAAGPSGRVLHGLRHRSAAAGGARRWLRDSSWPTAAAATPRADGDDDGPAMAVPGAVEDPEAVVDDVHMSIRNSTARRNLGYLSCGTGNPIDDCWRCDPDWHKNRQRLADCGIGFGRNAIGGRDGKIYVVTDPSDDDAVNPRKGTLRYAVIQDEPLWIIFKRDMVITLKQELIMNSFKTIDGRGANVHIANGACITIQYVTNVIIHGLHIHDCKPTGNAMVRSSPSHYGWRTIADGDAVSIFGASHIWVDHCSLANCADGLIDAIMGSTAITVSNNYFTHHNEVMLLGHSDSYVKDKAMQVTIAFNHFGEGLIQRMPRCRHGYFHVVNNDYTHWEMYAIGGSAEPTINSQGNRYLAPTNPFAKEVTKRVETAQTVWKSWNWRSEGDLLLNGAYFTPSGAGASASYSRASSLGAKSSSMVGSITSDAGALSCRKGAAC; translated from the exons AtgacggaggcggcggcgtgcaggacggcggggcgggcggggctcgcggcggcggccctgcTGCTCGTCCTCGTGGTGGTCGCCGCCGGCCCCAGCGGCCGGGTGCTCCACGGGCTCCG GCaccggagcgcggcggcgggcggcgcgaggAGGTGGCTACGGGACTCGTCatggccgacggcggcggcggcgacgccgag GGCCGACGGCGATGACGACGGGCCAGCGATGGCCGTCCCCGGCGCGGTGGAGGACCCGGAAGCGGTGGTCGACGACGTGCACAT GTCCATCAGGAACAGCACGGCCCGGCGGAATCTCGGGTACCTGTCGTGTGGGACGGGCAACCCCATCGACGACTGCTGGCGCTGCGACCCGGACTGGCACAAGAACCGCCAGCGCCTGGCCGACTGCGGCATCGGCTTTGGCCGCAATGCCATCGGTGGCCGCGACGGCAAGATCTACGTCGTCACTGACCCGAGCGACGACGACGCCGTCAACCCGCGCAAGGGCACCCTCCGCTACGCGGTGATACAGGACGAGCCGCTCTGGATCATCTTCAAGCGGGATATGGTGATCACTCTCAAGCAGGAGCTCATCATGAACAGCTTCAAGACCATCGACGGACGCGGCGCCAACGTGCACATTGCCAACGGCGCCTGCATCACCATCCAGTACGTCACCAACGTCATCATCCACGGGCTCCACATCCACGACTGCAAGCCCACAGGGAACGCCATGGTGCGCAGCTCGCCCAGCCACTACGGGTGGCGCACCATTGCCGACGGCGACGCTGTGTCCATCTTCGGCGCCAGCCACATTTGGGTGGACCACTGCTCGCTCGCCAACTGCGCCGACGGCCTGATCGATGCCATCATGGGATCCACGGCTATCACTGTGTCCAACAACTACTTCACCCACCACAACGAG GTGATGCTTCTGGGCCACAGTGACTCCTATGTAAAGGACAAGGCAATGCAGGTGACAATAGCCTTCAACCATTTCGGTGAAGGCCTCATTCAGAGAATGCCAAG GTGCCGGCATGGTTACTTCCATGTGGTGAACAATGACTACACCCACTGGGAAATGTACGCCATTGGCGGGAGCGCTGAGCCAACCATCAACAGCCAGGGCAACCGCTACCTTGCTCCGACAAACCCCTTCGCCAAGGAG GTGACCAAGAGAGTTGAAACGGCTCAGACTGTCTGGAAGAGCTGGAACTGGAGATCAGAGGGCGACCTCCTGCTGAACGGTGCTTACTTCACCCCATCGGGCGCAGGCGCCTCAGCCAGCTACTCACGCGCCTCCAGCCTTGGCGCCAAGTCATCATCCATGGTCGGCTCCATCACCTCCGATGCCGGTGCCCTGTCCTGCCGCAAGGGTGCGGCCTGCTAG
- the LOC112901235 gene encoding probable pectate lyase 1 isoform X2 gives MAVPGAVEDPEAVVDDVHMSIRNSTARRNLGYLSCGTGNPIDDCWRCDPDWHKNRQRLADCGIGFGRNAIGGRDGKIYVVTDPSDDDAVNPRKGTLRYAVIQDEPLWIIFKRDMVITLKQELIMNSFKTIDGRGANVHIANGACITIQYVTNVIIHGLHIHDCKPTGNAMVRSSPSHYGWRTIADGDAVSIFGASHIWVDHCSLANCADGLIDAIMGSTAITVSNNYFTHHNEVMLLGHSDSYVKDKAMQVTIAFNHFGEGLIQRMPRCRHGYFHVVNNDYTHWEMYAIGGSAEPTINSQGNRYLAPTNPFAKEVTKRVETAQTVWKSWNWRSEGDLLLNGAYFTPSGAGASASYSRASSLGAKSSSMVGSITSDAGALSCRKGAAC, from the exons ATGGCCGTCCCCGGCGCGGTGGAGGACCCGGAAGCGGTGGTCGACGACGTGCACAT GTCCATCAGGAACAGCACGGCCCGGCGGAATCTCGGGTACCTGTCGTGTGGGACGGGCAACCCCATCGACGACTGCTGGCGCTGCGACCCGGACTGGCACAAGAACCGCCAGCGCCTGGCCGACTGCGGCATCGGCTTTGGCCGCAATGCCATCGGTGGCCGCGACGGCAAGATCTACGTCGTCACTGACCCGAGCGACGACGACGCCGTCAACCCGCGCAAGGGCACCCTCCGCTACGCGGTGATACAGGACGAGCCGCTCTGGATCATCTTCAAGCGGGATATGGTGATCACTCTCAAGCAGGAGCTCATCATGAACAGCTTCAAGACCATCGACGGACGCGGCGCCAACGTGCACATTGCCAACGGCGCCTGCATCACCATCCAGTACGTCACCAACGTCATCATCCACGGGCTCCACATCCACGACTGCAAGCCCACAGGGAACGCCATGGTGCGCAGCTCGCCCAGCCACTACGGGTGGCGCACCATTGCCGACGGCGACGCTGTGTCCATCTTCGGCGCCAGCCACATTTGGGTGGACCACTGCTCGCTCGCCAACTGCGCCGACGGCCTGATCGATGCCATCATGGGATCCACGGCTATCACTGTGTCCAACAACTACTTCACCCACCACAACGAG GTGATGCTTCTGGGCCACAGTGACTCCTATGTAAAGGACAAGGCAATGCAGGTGACAATAGCCTTCAACCATTTCGGTGAAGGCCTCATTCAGAGAATGCCAAG GTGCCGGCATGGTTACTTCCATGTGGTGAACAATGACTACACCCACTGGGAAATGTACGCCATTGGCGGGAGCGCTGAGCCAACCATCAACAGCCAGGGCAACCGCTACCTTGCTCCGACAAACCCCTTCGCCAAGGAG GTGACCAAGAGAGTTGAAACGGCTCAGACTGTCTGGAAGAGCTGGAACTGGAGATCAGAGGGCGACCTCCTGCTGAACGGTGCTTACTTCACCCCATCGGGCGCAGGCGCCTCAGCCAGCTACTCACGCGCCTCCAGCCTTGGCGCCAAGTCATCATCCATGGTCGGCTCCATCACCTCCGATGCCGGTGCCCTGTCCTGCCGCAAGGGTGCGGCCTGCTAG